The nucleotide sequence aagaaaaccctCACCATCTAAAATGTCTGTGACTTACGTGAACCCTATTGAACTTGTGCTTCCTTTTTCAGGATGAAGACCAGATACTTTTCTAAGTATAGTTTCTTCCTAGCCGCAACCCTCCAATGTAGATTCCAGTTTGGGGTTTAAATTCaaacttcaggggcacctgagtggctcagtggttaagtgtctgcctttggctcaggtcatgatcctggggtcctggaatcaagtcccacaccaggccccccagagggggcctgcttctccctctgcctatgtctctgcctctctctgtgtgtctctcatgaataaataaataaaaacttgaaaaaaataaactcaaatctcacatattttgtggaaaaaatatgtaaacctCAAAAATATCAAGAACTTCTAGAGGTCCTTGATGGGCTTGCCACGAGAGGTTATCTTGGGTGGTATAATTCAAGACCTGGGGAAAAAGGACAATTCCTAGAAAGAATCCCTGGAATCTTGAAGACATGACCTCTCTAAGCTGGCCATTGTCCCAAGCTGGGACATTGGAGCTTGTATAGGACCATGTAAGAGTTTATTCAAGAAGAGTGTTCCACAGGATAGTAATACCAGGATAAACAAAGTCCAATAGTTTTCTGTACTGTGGACTGCTAGGAGCCCTCCTGTGCTCATGAGTACTTGGGGTTGCTCATGGTTATGTAGCTTTTCCAAGcctataggaaatattttttttctggacctGTTACCCAGTCAGTGCTGCTTGCAATGCTTACTTGTGAATTACTGAGTTAAAGTTTCCCCTATTACTACTATCCTGGTATCCTTTGTCAAAGTGGTTTTGAACAACATAAACTAAGTTGGGCTGGTGGTTTTTAACCTTCAGGTCATCTATGAGCgggtctttattattttctaaactgCTAATGGTTTGCTCTTTTGTGATTTATCTAAATTTTAGTGAAAATAAGATAAACTCAGATACTTCTTTTATGACTTGAGGTGGTCAAAATTATGTGGCAGGAGTGGAACTCAAAATTACGTGAAAGAAATTTTGTTAGAGATTGAAATGTTTTTACTGTTGAAATATCTATGTGTCTGAGATGTTATTAGTATGACCATATAACATATCCACATATCTTACATATCCATGTATCTTATATGTtaatattaatgttaaaaattcaaagaaatatggGCATTATATCGATATCAAGAGTCTTTTCACTTAAATAgacaaatgaaattaatataagaagttaagataacatttttaaaattggctgAGGTagctaaataaaacctttgatttatttatctgttttaacATACACTATTCTTGCTTCTAGCAAGCCAAAAAATGAAACAGGGTggtttataatatgaaaaatatgtattggAAGTAGgtcataaaattgaaaaatggcTACTTGCCAGTAGCCACATAAATTTTggaggaaatatattttctacagGACTGACTTGTTAAAGGAATGGCAAGTGTttattaaaagcattaaaatggTGAAAAAGTGACCCTGAGGCAATATACAGATTCATCATTCAGAAGCATAACATGTAtcagataatttattttgaaactttgaaaagaaatcaGTTTTAATTACTTTAGGTGAAGgacaaaatctgaaaaagaagttGCAGTAAAACAGGAAGAGAGTAATTTCTCATGTGTGCAGACaccacatttattttcattgtgtgtAGCCTACCAGTTACCGAGTATGGACCTCCCACCATACGTTCACATGTTGACAAACTCGTGAAACTTTTACTCTGCTAGGAGGCATTTTGTTGGAGTATATCTGCTCTCTTTCCTGACGTCTGCTCTCTACTTGTCTGTCTCCCTGTAGCCTAATAGTGGGATTCAAAAGCACGCTATCAATTTGATTCTTCTAGCAAGAGGGAAAGAGCAGCAGCTGCCTCATTTCCTGGAAACTCTTTCCAGAAGCCAGGAACTCTGGGAAATTTTCCAGTTCTCCAAACTAACTTATGGCGAGAGTAGGCTAAAACTGCCCCTCCCTATTCCCATATCTAGGAGTTAGTATGGCCTGAAAGACAAGAAGTAAGAAGGAATGCCCACTTCCACTGCACCTCCCACCACCTCCATCCCTTAGCTGGCAGGCTAGATAGTATTCTTGGCTTCCACATTCCATTAATCACTTTAGGGAGAAGGAGGTAAATTGTGATGGGCAATTTTGTTCTTCATTCAGCAGTGGCAGCAAGCAAAAACTGAATACACTGTAACAGGCACTTAGAACACTGCCATACAAATGTTTGTTCAATAGAATGTCATTATGTATCCTTCAGAAGCACTTTTTAAAAGGCTGCAATATGCCATTGAGTGAATATAGCTTAATTTACCTGACCATTCTGCTATCAATTGTTACAATTGTTCAGTGTCATAAATAACTTTAATGTACACATACATACTGTTCTTTCTAGTTTGTATGCCTCTTTACTGTTCATTTGCATGATTTTATTAGCTGCCGCCTGTACCTTTGGGGAGTTATTGAAGCCATTGAGTGTCTTGGCGCTTACTTCAGAGGAGCATGGCTAACTGCCACTTCACTGCTGAATGGGAGGGAATGTTTTTCCTAATGCCCTCGTTTCATATCCTACTCAAGGCAAGAGAGGTGACCTAGAAGAGAGTATAATTCccttaaattaaatatattctgaaaaaaaaattaaatatattctgttATGTTTGAGGCAGAGACACCTATGACCAGAAGCTAGAAACCTTTGAGAGGCAAATTCATTATTGGTGTAAACCTtctctgtgtcaaaaaaaaaaaaaaaaagcatgctggATGTGAACACAGAGCATTTAGTTAATGCTGGCCTTCAGCAGTCTCATGATTAACATTTCCAATCAGGTCATTAATCTGCAGGAAATGCTTagtattttgatttctgtttgcttaatGAAGAGGTAAATAGTTTAGTAAAGGATGATTACATGaatttgaacaaagaaaagaCTGTTTTTCTAACATGCACAGTGGCACCCCCTAGTGAGCACACTTGTTAAATGTAAAAAAGTTCAAGTAATTTTAGATTTTGGAAATGCAAGATTATAGATCTTTCATAggttttggggcagcctgggtggctcagaggtttagcacctagcgccttcggcccagggtgtgatcctggagaccagggattgagtcccatgtcgggctccctgcaggggagcctgtgtctctgcctctgtctctcataaatgaataaaatctttaaaaaaacaacaacaaaaaatagatctTTCATAGGTTTTTATAGATCTGCCATAGCAAAAGAGAGCACCTttttgagggacatctgggtggctctggttgagtgtctgcctttggtttagattgtgattccagagtcctgggattgagttcccacagtgggctttctgcatggaacctacttctccctctgtctatgtctctgcctctctctctgtgtctcttgtgaataaataaaataaaaagagagtacctttttattaaaaataagagagagagaaaatatatttttggaatgtgaaaaaaccccaaataggCTCAGTAGATAActttctttagaaatatttaaattctcatttcaCAGTAACATTGTAAAATTTAACACTGTAACATTGAAAACTTATATTGTAGTAAGAAaagttttttctgttttgcaggTCAGAAGGGGTTCTTTGtttgaaatcatttcttttccaGCAAAGACTGCTTTAATTAGCATAATGTATGCTTCATATGCAGCACTCATTTATTTGGTAagttaagaaaattattagaatatagatataaatatacttatctcatgtaatcttaaatatatagatatattataaatttataagcCAAGGTACTATCCTCTTGTTACACAAAATAACTTTAcattaaacatttacttttctaaaaaaaaattacttttctgaaataaaagtcAATTCATTTCTGAGGCCAGTCAATTCACCAAAAACAAATTTGCTTGAATAactaaaattatgtttataaagtTTATTATTACTTAGTCAAGACATTTTGGTTTTACTTTCACTTAGCTATGGTTGTTTTGTTTCAGACATTGTGCCATGGTTTGCTAAAGTTCAGCATTCCATCATTTAAGTCTATgatattgggggatccctggtggcgcagcggtttggcgcctgcctttggcccagggcgtgatcctggagacccgggatcgaatcccacatcgggctcccggtgcatggagcctgcttctccctctgcctgtgtctctgcctctctctctctctctctgtaactatcataaataaataaaaattaaaaaaaattaagtctatgATATTGGGGAACACAAGTATTACTGTATTTTGAATTACAAGTGCTGTAATTCCAAAGTGTTCATTAAAAAGTGTGacaaaagaggcacctgggttgcttggttggttaagcatccaactcttaattttatttagctcaggtcatgatctcagggttgtgagattgagccctgcactctctctctcactctccctcttcccctcgcCTTCTAATCACAGGCAAGGagttctctctaaaaataaaataaaataaaaacaaagtgtgacaaaaatataaaggattttataaactataagggtttattttcttttaatccattGCCAGTGATactactaaatttaaaaaaagtttaaagtataATACACAAAGTATGATGAATTATCATCATACACAGCTTGATGAATTATcacaaaatcaagaaacagagtATAACCCTCATTCTAGAAGCCTCTTTCTCACTCCCCTCAAAACTACTAACTTGATAATCACTAACCTCTTCTACAGAGGGTAACCactattttgatttctaataCCATAAGACAGTCttgtttaaattgtatttaaacgaagtcatatactatatattattttatatgtctttttttgctCAGTTATCATTAGTAGATTCATTAATTACCTATAGCAATAGTTTGTTggttttcattgctgagtagtatttcattgattggaaatatattcaatatatatattctatatatatgtcACTATTCACTCTATGgtggaaattttttattatttacaactttggcaattgtgaatatgGTTTCCATGAATGTCCTTGTACATacattttggtaaaatttctgGATCACAGAATATGCATTTGTTCATCTCTAGTAGATAATGTCCAACAGTTGCTATGGTCAGTCTtttccattttagccattcttgtgGATGTGTAGTATTATCACCTTgtgctttaatttgtatttcctttgttatTAATGAGATTGAGTTCCTTTTTATGCATTAAGTGGACATTGggatatcttcttttgtgaatttctGTAAaagtctcttctgtttttctattctatctttttcattattgatttgtatttttaaaaaattctagggcTAAATACTATTTTggtgattttgtttattctgtGACTTCCTTTCACCCTTTTAGCAGTGTctttgaaacaaatttttaattttaatgtagtccagtgtattaatcttttctttatgTTAAGTGTTTTTTATGGCCTAATTAGGCGATATTGACCTACATCCAAGGTCATGAAACTGTTCCCTCTGATATATTGTGCAAGgcttattattttatcttttacttttatttatttatttttatttttatttatttatttttaaatttttatttatttatgatagtcacagagagtgagagagagagagaggcagagacacaggcagagggagaagcaggcttcatgcaccgggagcccgacatgggatttgatcccgggtctccaggatcacgccctgggccaaaggcaggcgccaaaccgctgcgccacccagggatcccttatttatttttaaaatttttagttatttattcatgagagacagagagagagagagagaggcagagatacaggcagaggaagaagcaggctccatgccgggagcctgatgtgggactcaatcccgggactccaggatcaggccctgggctgaaggtggtgctaaaccactgagccacccgaggtgCCCTATCTTTTACTTTTAGATTTATAATCCATTTGGAATTGGTATGAGGTAAGGGACAAATTCTTCCTTCACAGGTATCCAGTTGATCCAACTCAATCTGCTAGGGGGAAAAACATTTCCTATTGCCCCAGAACATttcttttgtcataaatcaagTGTCTGTTTATAGACTCTTTGTTCtatccattgatctatttttctgttcttacaCTGATTCAGCATTGTATTATTTACTAATAATTATTTACTAATTCAACATTGTATCATTTACAAGAGCTTTATAAGTCATAACTAGTAGAATAAGTCCTCCCTTCTATCCACGAGCATGATATATCCTTCTATTTAtttggtcttctttaatttttcttaataattcttATAGCTTTTTTTGTTAGAGGTCTTACacatttttgttcatatttgttGATCATATTGAAACACACAATAGTAAAGATTCAGTTTCCCCCATAACCTATAGATTGATTGTGGTCCCAACTAAAATGTGAGCAGGAGTGCAAGTTGACTAGTTTAAGAtttataaggaaatgaaaaaggtcAAGAATAGCCAAGTCATCcttgaaaaaatagtaaaagggatccctgggtggcacagcggtttagcacctgcctttggcccagggcacaatcctggagacccaggatcgaatcccacgtcgggctcccggtgcatggagcctgcttctccctctgcctctctctctctctctctctctctctctctgtgtgtgactatcataaataaataaaagttaaaaaaataaaaaaaatagtaaaagaactTACTTTCATAAACAtattcatggtttttaaaaataactgaacttataaatatttttcaggtgtttaaatttttgagaagtagaacacctggatggctcaatggttgagcatctacctttggctcagggtgtgatcccagagtcccggggtGAATCCCACATTTGGCttctgcaagaagcctgcttctctctctgcctatgtctctgcctcactgtatatgtctttcatgaataaataaataacatctttaaaaaataatgaataaaaaataaatttttgagaaGTGCTCAGTATCTTAAATGTGAATCTCATACAAAAATGACATCCAGCTGAGCTGGGATGGAAATATGCTGCAAAAAAATGGGTGAGATGAAGTAGCTGTGATGAAACTGAAATAAATTAGactaaagacaaaattaaattctaatttcttGAAGGCTTTTGAAATCATCCCTCATGACTTGTCATGCTATAAACTTTCTAAGTAGGTATTAGAAACAACTTTTTGATGACCTGATTAATTGGTCATGTATGTGCCCAAAGTCTAGGAGAGGTCAGGGCTAGAATTATGCTTTTGAAAGCAAATAATTATATGTTGTAAGTTAATGCCCTGTGAGTGGAACCACTGTGAAAAGAGTGAAAAGTCTGGAAGTGAAAAGAGTAGAGAGtcaacagaaattttaaaaatagcaacatttAAGGTGAGCTAAGATGAAATCCATGAAGGTGACAAAGCAATAATcagaaaagtaggaagcaaaTCAGGAGACAAAGTGTCAAGGAAATAGAGACTTAGTTGTGAGCAGTTAAGTATCAAATACCAACAGAAAGCatcaagtaaaataaagatttgaaaactGTTCATTAGATCTAGTAGTAAAGATGTTGGAGCCAACCATCTTAAAACTATTCCAGTGGTGTTATAGGATAAGTAAGACAGAAATAAGCGGTTTCAATGAAGAGGAGATGATAAAACCAAATCATGAATATAGATGCTGATTTGATCAAGAAAAGCAACCATATATAGCAGTGAAGAGGAAAACAGGGTgccaaggatttttattttaattttaagatgttagggatccctgggtggcgcagcggtttagcgcctgcctttggcctggggcgcgatcctggagacccgggatcgaatcccacgtcaggctcccggtgcatggagcctgcttctccctctgcctgtgtctctgcctctctctctctcactgtgtgcctatcataaataaataaaaatttaaaaaataaaaaataaaaaaaataattttaagatgttaGATACTTGAGCACATTGGAAGTTACAGGGCAAGAGGCAGTCAAAAAGGAGAGGCTGCAAAGGCATGGAATAATTGATAGGAAAAAGGTAGGGTAGACTAAAAGTAAACACAAGATCAGGGTACTGACCTTGATCAAGACCCTTCATTTTCTGTGACTGGGGTAGAAGTGGTTAGAATGGGCACAGATAAAATTTTGTTggtggggaaagaagaaatatatcGAATAAGACAGGGCTTCCTAATCTGttttggaggggagagagagagcatgctctTGAGcagatgagcagggggaggggcagagggagagagcattttaagcaggcttcatgcccagcatggagccaaacaagatgctcaatctcatgaccctgagatcatgacctaacccaaaattaagagatggatgcttaatggacagagccacccagacccaCTCCCTCCCCCCAGTCTTTTTTCACAGCATGGCATACAGAGAAAATTATCCTACATGGGGATAAATGGATGAAGCTGTTTGCAGCTGGAAGTGATGGACCTCAAGGCTTATAGCTCTAGGTTGGGATATACTTGGATATGGGATATACAAAAAATACCTGGCAGTACCTTAATTGCTGAAGACATTTAAATATCTCAGTTAATTAGAAGTCTCAAGTTAGGTGGTTCCCAGGTTTGTACAGTGGATCTACAATGTCATCTGAACCAGGAcctttccatctttattttatgctttcttgtttgttgtttttggtcCTTATGTTTGCTGCCTCatgctcatattttattttgttggctAGAACAAGGTCACGTGACCACATCCTAACAGCAGGGAAGTGAAGGGAAGCATCTGGTATTCCCTCATTCTACAGTGGGATGCAGGCCAAGAGAGGAGAAGGCAAGAGGCAGATCAGAAGGAAATTGAAGTTGGTCAAGCCAAGGCCCTCAATCCTCTATTACCTACTTTAGGAAAACCCTCTAAGAGTTTATAGCCAATTATGTCAGCTTTAGGCATCACTTTGGTAAAATAAGCTAGTTTAGGTCTTCTTacattttatggattttattattcttgttgcTTGCCTTAAGCTCTTATCATCATCTTTTTCATCATTAGTAAACTTACTCTGTAAGTTTCCAATTTTCAAAGCTCCATtactctgtgttttgttttgacattCTTAAAATACTGAATGGCATTCTTTTGAGGGAAAATGGATTATGTGTTTGCTTAGAAATCATTGATCTGCTAGTTTACTAAATTCTAACTAATGTGTTTATGGCCTTCCAATTGCACACATAGGTATAAGCAAAGTGTAGggggagaaaataaacaaaaaaaaaaaagaatctattttgaGATATTAACATGTTTGGGGACAAATCCCATCTctcagaaaatgtttcatttagtttaggagaagaaaggaatttcatttaattaaatcagAGTAAAGATGTAAAACAATGAATGGGGGGGAGAAGTAAAGCATGTCTTTATTGAAGCATACACttatgctttaattttctttctagatGATGGTGTAATATATTTAGAACAAAGAATCAATCTCCTGATGTTTATCATGTGCTTAGGAAAGGAAGTGCTTCTTTCTTAAAGAATAAGATTAATGACTTTATGttacacattttattattactgGAAGTTCAGTAgcttaaaaagaaactttacctttcaaaaaaaattttttttattattagacaGTCTGTGTTAATGCTGTGCtggagaagataaagaaaattttccaagaagaagaaaccataaggcaaaacagaaaagagaatgaaaatcttAGAAAAGCCTTTTCTGAGCCTGTGCTTTCTGAGCCTACATTTCCTGAAGGTGAAATCAAAGCAAAACCTTACAGGTCATTACCAGAGAAACCAGACAGTATTTCGGATCGCCCCAAACTTCCTGCTAATAAGTTGAGTAATAAGATCCAAGTTTTACATTCTGTGTTTGACCAATCAGCTGAAATTAATGAATAAGCAAATTGGAACATGAATATTACCAAGTGGAGCTTAAGAGTTATCTATCTAATCACATTTCATCTGATAAAACCAGGAAACTAGTTTTCATATATTGAGTGCTCTGCTTTAAGAAAAGGGTTGGAGAACTACTAAAATGTCATTCTCAACTATTTATAtggtagagaaaataaaatgaatcttgaTGTAGAAGTATGacaatgatattttaatgaaCAAGAAAGTGTACCCCTTGGAGGCTTAGACTTTATGCTATCATTTATAACATgggtatattttattaaagaccTGTTTTAAGTATCTTTCCAattacagttggcccttgaacatgggtttgaactgtgcagatcCACTTATATGCagttattttttgataaatatattataGTAAATGTatattctcttccttatgattttcttaacacttTCTGTAGCTTACCTTaagaatacattatataatacataggacattaaaaatatgtgttaatcaagtGTGTATGTGATCAGtcaggcttccagtcaatagtagactattagtagttaagttctgGGGGAGTTCAAAGTtaaatgtggattttcaactgtgcatgGGGTTGGTACTCCAAACCTCTGCattgttcaggggtcaactgtatTCATCTGGAGGAAAAATACCCTACATATCAAAATGCTATATCTTTTTCAGAGATCacaaaaggatatttattttctatttataggcTGTATAGTTTGAATCTGCCTATTATCGATCCTTTTATAGCTCATCTATAAAGTTACAGAGAACTTATGATTCACagatataatatatttataaaacaaaatattatttacaaatctTACAGAAGATTTCTATATGTGAGGATAGGATAGGAcatgacattttttatttccagatttGGAGGAACATATTTAGAACCAGAAATTAAGCCCATATAACTCACTGTTGCCACTGGGTCATGAAAGAAAAACGCTTCTGTAACTGGCCCTGCAAATGAGGGTCACTGTTTTGCCTGCAGGAAGCACTTTGGTTTCTTCCATGTCTTAAATTCTGGACATGCGTTAAGACCTGACTGGTCATTGGAGGATTAGCACCTGATATAATAGGCTAGGATGTACCATCAAGTGATGGTACATTTCCTGTACCTGGTAAACAGCTACTGCCATAAAAGGACTTATAAAAAGCCCAACCCTGGCTTTTTAATAGTCTGAAAAATGAGTGACAAGGGTTGTATTACCTCATATTACCCATATtccatcagaaaaagaaatgtgatacTATGTAGCAAAGGGCTCTGTAAGCACACCCTTAATGATAGGTACTTAATTCACTTACTATTTTTACCATACCAAGGGAAAGAGTCCAGGTGGCCCCCCTACAATGTTCAGTATTAGGTTTGAAGCCGTAATTCAATCCTAGGCCACTAAGAAGATTACTGTGCTTAGAGACAAGATTCCAATTTTGACAAACAGCTTTTCACACTCTGAATTCATAATGTGATCATCCTGGTTCTGATTCTACTTATTCTTATATTCTACTATTTGCTGCTGAGTTTTAGATGATAAACACCCAGAGTACTACACCACAGCGTGGGCACCAGGCAACCAGAATACTGCTAGCCATAAATAACTGGTATGTGAAAGCAGGGTGGACCAACTGAACGTCAGCCCTGTCCGGGAACTCAGCAGTAGGGACTCTGAGGAACAACACCCTCTATCTCTTCTAACATTTACATGAAGCACTTAGTTCTAAATACATCAcaaaattctcaaaaacaaagcaagggatccctgggtggcgcagcggtttggcgtctgcctttggcccatggcgtgatcctggagacccgggattgaatcccacatcaggctcccagtgcatggagcctgcttctccctctgcctgtgtctctgtctctctctctctgtgactatcataaataaataaaaattaaaaaaaaaaaaaacaaagcaaaaacaaacttatatttgaagattttatataGGACATTCAAAGTACTTTGGCTTACTGAATAAGAGACTTCACATCTCTCATGGCTGGGCAGCAGCTGTGTGTCTTCTTTGAGTGTTTGCTTTGACCAGAGAGAAACTGAGCCAAGATCTGTTTGGTTTCAATGTGCAGTACATGGGGATGAAAGAGTGCACTAGTggtgagcaccgggtgttgtatgaAGTGTTGAATACgtttcttatttctaaattaagCATGTAAATTGATCCCATTTTGGAggcatttttgaaatgtaaaaagtctgctatatatttggaaaaatcaAATAGTTGAGATTTAAGCAtttcaatgtatttaaattttacttcaaaaagGTAAGAATAACAACCAAATAGGGGAGGTGGAGAGTGTGTTGAGGTATCAGTGAAACAAGAATACAAGAATAGAGGAATAGAAGAATGATGATAATACTGAAGTTGGGTGATGAGAGTTTATTATGCTACTCTGTTTAGTTTGTATATATTACAACTTTTCCATGATAAAGTCTGCTACATCAAAATAGGAATTACCAACCCTCCATATTTATTAGATCttactttttaccttttctttattGTGGTTACCGCAGATTATTTTCACCCTTCTCAAAATGCATATTCCAAACCTAGAACCTTCAGGTACTAATCAGTTCAGAGGACTGGATGAAATGTGTTCTATAGATCCTGACGATATTCCCTCCATCATAATAAGCACATGTACTTTTGAACTGCTCagatttatatgatttttaaagattagtaATAAATGTGCCCATGTTGGAAAAATTAATCCTCTTTGGTATTGCAGCACagttattctaaaaaatattttttaaatatacacaacatTTTTCATTGCCATATAGTTTTATCTGAAAGGACTCCGAATTACTTTAAAGTCTCCAGTGGCATAAAAATCAGAGTCACACTTAAAAGGTTCATTAGAAAGAGTCACATAAATACTCCCATTGTCCACTGTCACTTTATGAATCCTTTGCTTTACTCCTTTGGAGCACCACTTGGGTTTTGCTGATGGATCTCTAGGGTTGATAGACTGATACAGTCCTTCTCCTGTTGCCAAAGTAATTTTGTATTTATGCCAGGGACAAACTATACATGGtcgtccatcaaaatcctggggaaggaaataaataaatgatttaatagcCTGACATTTCCAACATTCACAATAAATCTCCAACTCAGCATAAGATCTACTGCAGAAAAAACAGGTTAAAGAACAGGCcaccctctcttctttcccttccatttACAAATTATTCTGCATAATGCAAAACCTAATCTCAGCAGTCATCAAGTCCCTTTTGCATTTGATTAGAAACCTAGTATATTAGAACCCTATCTGATATACTCTAGTATATCAGAACTCTATGAGCTCAAGCAACTCTACCATGTGACTGAATCTATGATGTTATCTATTAGAtgttaaaatgtcatttccttgACAGAAATGGGGCAAGGGCATTATGTGCTTCTAAAGGAATTTTCACTAGCTGCTGGAAGAATGGTAAGcttcaaatataaatttgagaGGTTACTAAAGGCCTGAGTGTATATGTTGACTGAAGAGCAATTTGTGATCCAAAGTAGTCAATTCTCAA is from Canis lupus familiaris isolate Mischka breed German Shepherd chromosome 3, alternate assembly UU_Cfam_GSD_1.0, whole genome shotgun sequence and encodes:
- the SPATA9 gene encoding spermatogenesis-associated protein 9 isoform X3 — translated: MPIKPVGWICGQVLKNFSGRIEGIQKVIMDLIDEFKDEFPTILRLSQSNQKREPMQKTSKIKMAVALAKINRGTLIQGLNSISRSSKSVAKLLQPQLACRLLELRGISHRLLREVNAPKQPLYNVQVRRGSLFEIISFPAKTALISIMYASYAALIYLTVCVNAVLEKIKKIFQEEETIRQNRKENENLRKAFSEPVLSEPTFPEGEIKAKPYRSLPEKPDSISDRPKLPANKLSNKIQVLHSVFDQSAEINE
- the SPATA9 gene encoding spermatogenesis-associated protein 9 isoform X4; its protein translation is MWAVEGIQKVIMDLIDEFKDEFPTILRLSQSNQKREPMQKTSKIKMAVALAKINRGTLIQGLNSISRSSKSVAKLLQPQLACRLLELRGISHRLLREVNAPKQPLYNVQVRRGSLFEIISFPAKTALISIMYASYAALIYLTVCVNAVLEKIKKIFQEEETIRQNRKENENLRKAFSEPVLSEPTFPEGEIKAKPYRSLPEKPDSISDRPKLPANKLSNKIQVLHSVFDQSAEINE
- the RFESD gene encoding Rieske domain-containing protein, which produces MDLDGSEQDPEVQEHSPVYVGREEDIKKSERMTAVVHDREVVIFYHKEEYHAMDIRCYHSGGPLHLGEIEDFDGRPCIVCPWHKYKITLATGEGLYQSINPRDPSAKPKWCSKGVKQRIHKVTVDNGSIYVTLSNEPFKCDSDFYATGDFKVIRSPFR